One region of Trichosurus vulpecula isolate mTriVul1 chromosome 1, mTriVul1.pri, whole genome shotgun sequence genomic DNA includes:
- the LOC118855531 gene encoding receptor expression-enhancing protein 6-like: protein MGSLRQHFQGFLEQKNIVTDVLGKLEEISSVKKYYLATGSIAFLALYVIFGYGASLLCNLIGFIYPAYASIKAIERPNEDDNTIWLTYWVVYSIFGLAEFFSDMFFFWFPFYYAVKCVFVLWCMLPVACNNSQILYHCLICLIFLRHQASVDSLVTDLNGQAQNTATNLTREATKAGMTYLLENKRRGQS, encoded by the coding sequence ATGGGTAGCTTGAGGCAGCACTTCCAGGGGTTCCTGGAGCAGAAAAACATTGTCACCGATGTCCTGGGGAAGCTGGAGGAGATCTCCAGTGTCAAAAAGTACTACCTAGCTACAGGTTCCATTGCTTTCCTGGCCCTCTATGTCATATTTGGCTACGGTGCCTCCCTGCTCTGCAATCTCATTGGATTCATCTACCCAGCATATGCCTCCATTAAGGCCATCGAAAGGCCCAATGAAGATGACAATACCATCTGGCTCACCTACTGGGTGGTATACAGCATATTTGGCCTGGCTGAGTTCTTCTCTGACATGTTCTTTTTCTGGTTCCCCTTTTACTATGCAGTAAAGTGTGTCTTTGTGCTATGGTGTATGCTTCCAGTGGCCTGCAACAACTCCCAGATCCTGTACCATTGCCTGAtctgcctcatcttcctgaggcaCCAGGCTTCGGTGGATAGCCTGGTGACTGACCTGAATGGACAAGCCCAGAACACAGCAACCAATCTGACCCGGGAAGCAACCAAGGCAGGCATGACTTATCTCCTGGAGAATAAACGAAGAGGCCAATCCTGA